In a genomic window of Anoxybacter fermentans:
- a CDS encoding ABC transporter ATP-binding protein: protein MALVEVKDLKIFFPIKSGFFSRWRKEQKYIHAVNGVSFKINKGETLGLVGESGCGKSTTGRTILGLYEPTSGDILFEGQSIVNLLPKERFPYRRKMQMIFQDPYSSLNPRMKVKEIIAEPIITHKLVPEEELEDFIFQLMEKVGIDPDYANRYPHQFSGGQRQRIGIARALAMQPDFIVADEPISALDVSIQAQILNLLMDLQEEFGLTYLFIAHDLSVVKHISDRVAIMYLGKICEIGKTEEIFSNPLHPYTRALFDSIPRLTTTSKSYHDVLEGDVPNPIDLPNGCYFHPRCRYAMEVCRQKSPEMKSIENRQVACHLIK, encoded by the coding sequence ATGGCTCTGGTCGAAGTTAAAGATTTAAAAATATTCTTTCCCATTAAATCGGGCTTTTTTTCCAGATGGCGAAAAGAACAGAAATATATTCATGCTGTGAATGGAGTATCCTTTAAAATTAATAAGGGTGAAACATTGGGACTTGTAGGAGAGAGTGGCTGTGGTAAGTCAACAACAGGGCGGACAATTTTAGGTTTATATGAGCCTACTTCTGGAGATATCCTTTTTGAAGGTCAAAGTATTGTTAATCTTTTGCCTAAAGAGAGGTTCCCATATCGCCGTAAAATGCAAATGATCTTTCAGGATCCATATAGTTCCTTAAATCCACGGATGAAAGTAAAAGAAATTATTGCTGAACCGATTATAACCCATAAATTGGTTCCCGAAGAGGAGCTGGAGGACTTTATCTTTCAGTTGATGGAGAAAGTTGGTATTGATCCTGATTATGCCAATCGTTATCCTCATCAGTTTAGCGGAGGTCAAAGGCAGCGAATTGGAATTGCCCGGGCATTGGCTATGCAGCCGGATTTTATTGTTGCTGATGAGCCTATCTCAGCTTTAGACGTATCTATCCAGGCACAAATTTTGAATCTGCTGATGGATCTTCAGGAAGAGTTTGGCTTAACCTATTTGTTTATTGCCCATGATTTAAGTGTTGTGAAACACATTAGTGACCGTGTTGCAATTATGTATCTGGGAAAGATTTGTGAAATTGGAAAAACAGAAGAGATTTTTTCAAATCCCCTACATCCATATACCCGGGCATTGTTTGATTCAATTCCGAGACTCACCACAACTTCTAAAAGTTATCATGACGTATTAGAAGGTGATGTTCCCAATCCAATAGATTTACCTAATGGGTGTTATTTTCATCCACGGTGTAGATATGCAATGGAGGTATGCAGACAAAAGTCTCCGGAGATGAAATCTATTGAGAATAGACAGGTTGCTTGTCATTTAATTAAATAA
- a CDS encoding ABC transporter ATP-binding protein has product MKKEVLLDVKDLKTYFYSRQGVIKSVDGVSFQLKRGEVLGLVGESGAGKSITGFSILRLISPPGKIVNGEIYFLGKDLLKMKESEIEKIRGNRISMVFQDPMTSLNPLLTIGEQLMEVLRYHLGMKKREAKDRAIELLRMVGIPSPEKRLKQYPHQFSGGMRQRVVIAIAMATNPDLIIADEPTTALDVTIQAQIIKLMQDLIAEYKTSMILISHDLAVVSEIADKIAVMYAGKIVEYGPKAQVIGNPKHPYTQGLLNSLPNFDQKQKRLKPIKGVMPNPLNLPAGCKFKPRCPEAKVKCDVMPELKAVGESHWVACHKLSLQAIKEVI; this is encoded by the coding sequence ATGAAAAAGGAAGTATTGCTTGATGTTAAGGATTTAAAGACCTATTTTTATTCCAGACAGGGAGTAATAAAATCTGTTGATGGAGTGAGTTTTCAACTTAAAAGAGGAGAAGTTTTAGGATTAGTAGGTGAGTCTGGTGCAGGAAAATCTATTACAGGTTTTTCAATTTTAAGATTGATTAGCCCTCCTGGGAAAATTGTCAATGGAGAGATTTACTTTTTAGGAAAGGATTTATTAAAAATGAAAGAGTCTGAAATTGAAAAGATTAGGGGAAATAGAATTTCAATGGTTTTTCAAGACCCCATGACTTCATTAAATCCTCTTTTGACCATTGGTGAGCAGTTGATGGAGGTTTTACGTTATCATTTAGGGATGAAAAAAAGAGAAGCTAAAGATCGGGCCATTGAACTGTTAAGAATGGTTGGAATCCCATCTCCAGAAAAACGTTTGAAACAATATCCGCATCAGTTTAGTGGTGGAATGAGGCAGAGAGTAGTAATTGCTATAGCAATGGCCACCAATCCGGATTTGATTATTGCAGATGAGCCAACTACTGCTCTGGATGTAACTATCCAGGCTCAGATTATAAAATTGATGCAGGATTTAATTGCTGAATATAAAACTTCAATGATTCTGATTAGCCATGATCTGGCAGTGGTATCAGAGATAGCAGATAAGATTGCTGTTATGTATGCAGGAAAAATTGTTGAATATGGCCCAAAAGCACAGGTGATAGGAAATCCTAAGCATCCATATACTCAGGGATTACTCAACTCACTGCCAAATTTTGATCAAAAACAGAAAAGGCTCAAGCCAATTAAAGGGGTTATGCCAAATCCGTTAAATCTTCCAGCTGGTTGTAAATTTAAACCCCGCTGTCCTGAAGCAAAAGTCAAATGTGATGTTATGCCTGAACTTAAAGCAGTTGGAGAGTCTCATTGGGTTGCATGTCATAAACTTTCGTTACAGGCTATAAAAGAGGTGATTTAA
- a CDS encoding ABC transporter permease — protein MRKRLATLLDSDLAYDYFQNKTVIIASVILLLIILVSIFAPFIAPHNPYDLSSLSLMDSLRPPAWMEGGVAKFPLGSDLQGRGVLSTILYGTRISLVIGFAAMILGGVIGIILGLISGYFGGRLDSFIMRVADIQLSIPTTLIAITVMAFWGRGVLKLIIVIGLAGWVTYARTVRGAVLTIKGSEFIEAAKIIGVSKYKIMLRHLLPNIMTPVIVIATVQVAQVIMLEATLSFLGLGVPLTKPSLGLMIAEGYKMLFSGYWWLVVFPGTMLLMIVLSINILGDWLRDTLNPKLK, from the coding sequence ATGAGGAAAAGATTAGCAACACTTTTGGATTCGGATCTGGCATATGACTATTTTCAAAATAAAACAGTGATAATTGCCTCAGTAATTTTGTTACTGATTATTCTAGTAAGTATTTTTGCACCATTTATAGCTCCTCATAATCCATATGATTTATCTTCTTTATCTTTGATGGATAGTTTGCGTCCCCCTGCCTGGATGGAAGGAGGGGTAGCAAAATTTCCATTAGGGTCTGACCTTCAGGGGAGAGGAGTTTTAAGTACTATTTTATATGGAACCAGGATTTCTCTGGTTATCGGTTTTGCTGCCATGATTCTGGGTGGCGTTATTGGAATTATTTTAGGCTTGATTTCCGGTTACTTTGGTGGTAGATTGGATTCTTTTATCATGAGGGTAGCAGATATTCAGCTTTCGATTCCAACAACGTTGATTGCAATTACGGTGATGGCTTTTTGGGGTAGGGGTGTACTTAAACTTATTATTGTTATTGGTCTGGCCGGTTGGGTAACTTATGCCAGGACTGTAAGGGGAGCAGTTTTAACAATTAAAGGAAGTGAATTTATTGAAGCTGCAAAGATAATTGGGGTTAGTAAATATAAGATTATGCTTAGACATCTTTTACCAAATATTATGACTCCGGTGATTGTAATTGCCACTGTACAGGTTGCACAGGTTATTATGCTGGAAGCAACACTGAGCTTTTTAGGTTTGGGAGTTCCTTTAACAAAACCATCCCTTGGATTGATGATTGCAGAGGGTTATAAGATGCTTTTTAGCGGATATTGGTGGTTGGTAGTTTTTCCTGGAACAATGCTCTTAATGATTGTTTTAAGTATTAATATTCTGGGTGATTGGCTTCGTGATACTTTAAATCCAAAGCTAAAATAA